TGGTGGCGTGCCCGGAGGGGTCCTGGGCAGACCACCCGGAGGCGTGCCCGGTGGGGTGCGTGCGAACCCTCCGGGAGGCGTGCCCGGACCAGGCGGGGTCCTCGGCAGACCACCCGGGGGCGTGCCGGGTGGGATGCGCGGCGGCAGTGGTTCGGGTGCGCGCCGCCGGCCGCCCGGCGGTGGGTAGCCGCCCGGAGGGGGTCCAGGGGGCTCCTCGGGTGCGCGCCTTCGCCCGCCCGGCTCGACGTGCCCGGGCTGCTCGCCGTAGCCGGGCCGCTCGTCATACCCGGACGGCTCGCCGTACCCGCCCGCAGCCGGCTCGTCGTCCTCGTCGCGCCGCCGCCGTCGGCCACCGGACCGCTCGGGCGCGACCACGTCGTCGTCCCGCCGCCGCCGTCGACCGCCCGTCTCCGGCACGACGTGCCCGGACCGGGACTCCGGGTCCAGGTGGCCCGAGCGCGCCTCCGGGTCGCCGTAGCCGCGCGGTCCCGGCGCGGAGGCGTCGTCGTGATCGTCGTCGTAGTGGCGCGAGCCCCGTTCGGGAGCGGGCCGGGAGCGCGGCGCGGGGTCGTCCCAGGACGGCGCGACCCGGGTGACCTCCTCGGGTCCCGGCGGCGGGGCCTGGGGGTGCGGCCGGGGGCGGGGCGGCGGGCCCGACGGGCCGCCTCGCGGCGGGGGCGGGTCGTAGCTCACCGAAAAACCTCCCGGGCCGAACGTTCCAGAACTACGCGGTGCTTCAGGGACCTGCTCGGTTACGTTAACGTGTTCATCCAGCAGTGGACGTAAACTCGCGCCACTGGAGGCTCATCCACCCGTCAGGCGAGGACAGAATGCCCAAGTCCAAGGTCCGCAAGAAGGCCGTCTACACGGCGCCGGCCGATCGCCGCACCCCGGTGAAGGTCAAGGCGGCGGGACCGTCGCACCCGGTCTACATCGCCGTGATGCTCGGCATGATGCTGCTCGGTCTGGCGTGGCTGGTGGTCAACTACATCGCGGGTGACAAGGTCCCGGTGATGATGGACCTCGGGAGCTGGAACTTCGGCATCGGGTTCGCCCTGATGATCATCGGTCTCCTCATGACGATGCGGTGGCGCTGACCACCTCGCTACGCCACGTGGCGGACGGCCCGGACGCGCGACACGTCCGGGCCGTCGCGCGTTAGCCGATCGTTCACCCCGTTCACCAGCGGGTCACCGAAGCACAGAGATGTAAGTCATCCCCAATGGGGACAACTCCTGTGGACAACTTTGCGCCAATTTGCACAAGCGCCGGTAGAGCCCCTCAGTTGTCCACATGCGGAACACTCGACAGCGTGACGCCACCCCGTTCCTGGTCCCCCAGACCCGCCGCCCTCGTCCTCGCCTGGCTCCTCGCGGCGGTCGCCCTGCTGCTCACCGTCCTGGGCCCCGACGCCGCGACCCGAGTCCTCATGGGCACCGGAACGGCCCTGGTGGTCGCCATGGCGGCCTACGGCACGCTCGTCCGCCCCCGCCTCACCGCCGACGACACGGGCCTCACCGTCCGCACCCTCACCGGCCCGCGCCACCTGCCGTGGCACGAGGTGCACGTCAAGCTCGCCCACACCCGTCGCCTGGGCCGCGAGGTGGCCACCCTCGAACTGGACTGGCGCCGCGGCGAGGACGAGCAGCTCTACGTGCTCACCCCGACCGACCTGGGCGCCGACCCCCGCGACGTCGCGGACGTCCTGCACGCCCTGCGCCCCTAGGTCAGCTGACCCGCCCGCACCGCCACCAGCACCACGAACAGCACCACACCGGCAGCCACGACCGCGGCCTGGTACCACTCGCGCTTCTCGCGCGGCGCGTAGACGAACCCGAGGGTCACCAACGCGCCGGCCGCGAACCCGCCGGCGTGCCCGATCAGCGAAACACCCGGAAGGGTGAAACTGGACACCACGTTGAGGACGAACACGGGCAGCACGACACCGGGGTTGAAGCCCATCGGCCGCATCGCCACCAGCACCGCGCCCATCAGCCCGTACACCAGGCCGGACGCGCCCGCGCCGATCGAGCCCGGGTTGCCGAACAGGAACACCGCCGCGCCGCAGCCCAGGATCGACAGCACCGACACCGCGACGAACCGGGCCGTCCCGAACGCAGGCTCCAGCAGCCACCCGAGGATGGCCAGCCACAGCATGTTCAGCGCCAGGTGCAGGAAGCCGACGTGGGTGAACGCGTTCGTCGCGAACCGCCACCACTCGCCGTCCACCACCGCCCACGGCCACAGCCCGAGGTCGCCGAACAGGGGTGTCCGGTCCACGCCGAGCGGGTTGCCCGCCTGGACCGCGAGCAGCACGAAGACCAGCACGTTCAGGCCGATCAGGACCGCGGTGACCACGGGCCGCCCGCCGTCCTCGGCGCCGAGGAAGTTCCGGGCACGGCGGACCGTCCGCTTGCCCTCGTTCACGCAGTCGACGCACTGGTAGCCGACCGACGCCTCGCGCAGGCACTCCGGGCAGGCGGGCCGGTCGCAGCGGGTGCAGCGCAACCCGGTGACCCGGCCGGGGTGCCGCACGCAGGCGACAGCGCCGACCGGGTCACCCGGCGCGACTGGGGTGCTCATGCGCCCGCGGTCAGGAGCGCTCGATCGTGACCTTGTTGATCACCACGTCGGTGACCGGGCGGTCGCCGGCGCCGGTGGGGGTGTTGCCGATCGCGTTCACCACGTTGATCGACTCCTGGTCGGCGACCTCGCCGAAGATCGTGTGCTTGAAGTTCAGCCACGTCGTCGGCGCCACCGTGATGAAGAACTGCGAGCCGTTGCTGTTCGGGCCGGCGTTCGCCATGGCCAGCAGGTACGGCTTGTTGAACTGCAGTTCCGGGTGGAACTCGTCGGCGAACTTGTAGCCCGGGCCGCCGCGGCCGGTGCCGGTCGGGTCGCCGCCCTGCAGCATGAAGCCCGCGATGACGCGGTGGAAGATCGCCCCGTCGTAGAACGGGCCGCTGTTCTCGCCGCGGGCGTTGGCCTCGCTGTAGTCCTTGGTCCCCTCCGCCAGTCCGACGAAGTTCGCCACCGTCTTGGGAGCGTGGTCGGGGAAGAGGTTGATGCGGATGTCGCCCTGCGTGGTGTGCAGGGTCGCCGTCACCTTGGTCCCGACGAGCGAGTCGTTGCTGTCTGCCACGCACACCATCGTGCCATCCGCCGGGCGGTGCGGTTGGGGAAGGGGCAGGATGGGTATTGCCAAAACGTGACTGGCCGACGACTTGTGGAGCAGAAATGGATGAGGTAGCTGCCATGACCCGGGCCGGGGAGTCGGTTGGCAAGGCCGTCGGCACGGGCATCCGCGCGGTCCGCCGCGGCGCGGTCCGCGCCGGTCACGTCGGCGCGGACGCCGCGTCGACCTGGGCCGAACGGGCCGAGGAGAAGCTCGCCGAGCGGGGCGTGACGGCCGACCGCGTGCGCGGTGTCGTCGCGGACCGGGCGGGACTGCTGGTGGAGAAGGCGGAAGAGGTCGAGAAGTCGACCCGCAAGACCCGCAAGCAGCTCGCGAAGAAGGCCAAGGGCGTCCGCAAGGACCTGGTCAAGGCCGCGGAGCGGGCCCGCAAGGAGGCCAAGGTGCGCGCCAAGGACGTGCGCAAGGCCGCCAAGCAGGCGCGCAAGGAGATGGCGGCGGCCCAGCGCCCGTCGCGGCGCAAGTGGCCGTGGGTGCTGGCGGTCCTGGCGGCCGGTGCGGTCGCCGGGTACGTGGCGCTGACCCGCCGGCCGCAGGAGGTCCACCTCGAAGAGGAGGAGACCGTCGAGCCGACCCCGTCGAGGTCGACGCCGCCCGCCGCGACCCCGGCGGACTCCGAGGCGCACGCCACGCGCAACGGCCGCGTCTCCGACCGGAGCTGAACCCGGCCCCGGTCACCGCGCCCGCTCACCCGGTGTGAGCGGGCGCTTCGCGCGTCCTAGAGACCGAGGTTCGCCACGACGGTCTCGGCGACCCGCTTGGTCTTGATGGTCTGCTTCTGGTTGCTGGTCACGACGACCGCGTCGCCGCCCTTCGCCACCGCGTACACCGCGCCCTCGGCCAGGACCGCGGAGCCGCCCTGCCAGCCGTCCGGCGCGCTCGCCGGGCTGGACCCGGACACCGGCGCGGCCCGGTCGACCACGGCCTTCGCCGTCGCCGGGTCGCCGTGGAACACCCACACGGTCAGCTGCACGTCGGTGGCGTTCGCGTAGAAGAAGCACGCCGGGTCGGGCTGGTCGGCGGACAGCTTGACCTTCGGCACGCGCTGGCCGTTCGCCTCGGCCACGAAGGACGACTCCAGGTACGGGCACTGGCCGTCGGTGGCGGGCTGCGGCTCGGGCGGCGGACCAGCGGGTTTCGTGGTGGTGGGAACCACCGTGGTGGTCGGCGGGGCGGTGGTCGCGACCGTGGCGGGCTCGGCGGTGCACGCGGCCAGGGCGCCGAGGGCCAGCAGGCTGGGCAGGGCGGTTCGCAGCACTCGGTTCATAGGGCCGCAAGTCAACCAGATGGCCCGATCGGCGCAACGACCGACAGCATCTCGACAGGTGATTGAATCCGCGACGACCTAGGCACGCCCCGTGTCCGGCGCTAGCTTGTACTCACCCTGCCAGGCCGCCCCTGCAATGTGAGGACTGACTCGTTATGAACGTGTTGGACCGCGGCCGAGATCACGCGTTGGCGCTGTTCAGGATCGTCGTCGGAGTGTTGTTCGTGTGCCACGGCGCCCAGAAGCTGTTCGGGGCGCTGGGTTCGAAGGGCGCGGTGTCGATCACGTCGTGGCCGATGGGCCCCGCCGGGGTGATCGAGCTGGTCGGCGGCACGCTGATCGTGCTCGGGTTGGCGACGCGGGTCGCCGCGCTCGTCGCGTCGGGCGCGATGGCGTACGCGTACTTCGCGGTGCACCAGCCGCTGGGGCTGCTGCCCATCCAGAACAACGGCGAGCTGGCGGCGGTGTACTCCTGGGTCTTCCTGCTGCTGGCGTTCACCGGACCGGGCGCCTGGGCGCTCGACCGGGTGATCGCCGCCCGCAGGGCACCCACGACGGCCACCCCCGCGCGGGTCTAGTGGTACGGGGTGGGGCGCTCCCCGGGGCGTCCCACCCCCACCGGCACATCCCTCACCGGCGCACGCGGTAGCGGACGTGGCTGACCAGGTCGGTGCCGCGGGTCTCCAGGGGTTCCAGGTCCAGCCGCCCGACGCCCTCGAACAACCGCGCCCCCGACCCGAGCGCCATCGGTGCGATGTGCAGCCACAACTCGTCGATCAACCCGGCTGCCAGGCACTGGTTGACCACCGAAGCACCGCCCGCGACCGCTACGTTCCGGTCGCCGGCCGCCTCCCGCGCCCGGTCCAGGGCCGCCTCGACACCGTCGGTGACGAAGTGGAACGTGGTGCCGCCGAGCATCTCGACCGGTTCGCGAGGGTGGTGGGTGAGCACGAACACCGGCGCGTGGTACGGCGGCTCGTCGCCCCACCAGCCCCGCCAGTCGCCCTCCCACTCGCCGCGCACCGGGCCGAACATGTTGCGGCCCATCACGAACGCGCCCGCGTCGAGGATCCCGTCCAGCTCGGCCCGGTGCTGCTCGGCCTGCTCGAACATCCAGCGGTGCAGCAGCTCGCCGTCGACGCCCAGCGGCTCCTCGGCGGTCTGGTGCGGCCCGGCGACGAACCCGTCGACCGAGACCGTGATGCCGCACGTGACGATGCCCACTCCGGCTCCCCCGATCGCGGAAACGCCAAAAGGCCCGCGAGATCGTTCGCGAGCCTTGAGAACGTGGAGACGAGGGGAATCGAACCCCTAACCCCCGCCTTGCAAAGGCGGTGCTCTGCCAATTGAGCTACGTCCCCCTCACGAGGGGCGGCAGCACCGCCCTCGCGGGATCAGTCGGTGGGGGCGGTGGCCTCGCGCCACAGGTCAGCGTCGGCCTTGGCCGAGCGGCTGCGCTTGACGAAGAACAGAACCGCACCGGCGACGGCGACAAGTGCGATGATCTTCTTCACAGCAGTTCCCCTCTGCAATCCTGTGAAACTTCCGGTGGGCCTAGGAGGACTTGAACCTCCGACCTCTTCATTATCAGTGAAGCGCTCTAACCGCCTGAGCTATAGGCCCTCGGGGCAACGACGGCAACAGTACACGATCGCCCGTCGCGGCCCCAAATCGGGTGCTACTCGCGCTCGGACAGGGTCACTTCCAGCCCGCCCGCGAGGTCCGCCGACACGTTGTAGACGAACGCGCCGACCGTCGCCAGGGCCGTGAACAGCACGATGTTCACCGCGCCCACGATGGCGGCCACGCCGAACACGCGCCCGGCGCTGATCAACGGGTCGCCCGAGGACTCGTTGCCCTGGAGCAGGTCGTTGGCGGTGTTGTTGATCTTGTCCCACACGCCCATGCCGTTCAGCACGCCGTACAGCACGCCGACCGCGACCAGCCACACGAAGAACAACGCCACGCTGAGCACCAGCGCCAGCTTCAGCACCGACCACGGGTCGACCCGCTTGACCTGCAGGCTCGCCCGGCGCGGACCCCGGCCGGGCCGCCGCGCCGAGGGTGCGGCGGCGGCCGGACGACCGTTCGCCGCACCCAGGTTCACCGAGGTGCGGGCGGCGCCCTGTGGCGCGGCGGTGCCGGTGATCACCGGTCGCGCCACGGCGACGGTGTCCGGGTCCTGCGCCGGGTACGCGGGCTGCCCGCCCTCGCCCTCCGGCTGCTCGGGCGACGGCGCCGGGTCGCCCGGCCCCACCTGCTGGGCCTCGGCGTACTGCGCGTCGCCCGCCACCCGGGCCCACGGCGGGGGTGCGGCCGGCGCCTCCTGCTCGGCGGGGGCCGGCGCGTCACCTCCCGACGAGCCCTGGCCAGACGACGTCTGCACCGTCGGTTCCTCCCCCGGTGTCGACTCGGCACCGGGCCGGGTGATCACCGCGGTCTTGTCCTCTGGCTTCTCGGGTGAGCTCACGAGCAGTCCTCAACCTCTCGTCCGCGCTAGTTGGCAGGCTCCGCCGGGTCGGCGTCGGTGCCGTCACCAGAGGTGACGTCTCCGGCCTCGTCGGCGTTGCGTGCCACCGCGATGAGAGTGGTCCCTTCGCCGAGGTTCATCAACCTGACGCCCTTCGTCTGCCTGCCCGCCTTGCGCACCTCCGCGGCGCTGGTGCGGATCACACCGCCCGCGGACGTGATCGCGTACAGCTCGTCGTCGACGTCGACGATGAGCGCGCCGACAAGCCTCCCACGGCGCCGGTCGTGCTGGATGGTCAGCACACCCTTCCCGCCGCGACCCTGCACCGGGTAGTCCTCGATCGGCGTGCGCTTGGCGTACCCGCCGTCCGTGGCCACCAAAACAAACAGACCCTCTTGGACCACGCCGATGGACAGCAGCTCGTCGCCGGTGTTGAACCGCATGCCCTGGACGCCCGAGGTCGCGCGGCCCATTGGGCGCAGCGCCTCGTCGTCGGCGTGGAACCGGATGGACTGGCCGTCCTTGGACACCAGCAGCAGGTCGTCGTCGGCCGAGCAGAGCACCGCGCCGACCAGCTCGTCGTCCTCGCGCAGGTTGATGCCGATGAGACCACCCGATCGGTTGGAGTCGAAGTCGGACAGCTTCGACTTCTTCACCAGGCCCTTGCGGGTGGCCAGCACCAGGTAGGGCGCGACCTCGTAGTTCTTGATCTCGATGACCTGGGCGATCTCCTCGTCGGGCTGGAAGGCGAGGAGGTTGGCCACGTGCTGGCCGCGCGCGTTGCGGTTGGCCTCGGGCAGCTCGTAGGCCTTGGCCCGGTAGACCCGGCCCTTGTTGGTGAAGAACAGGATCCAGTCGTGCGTGGAGCACACGAAGAAGTGCGCCACGATGTCGTCCTGCTTGAGCTGCGCGCCCTGCACGCCCTTGCCGCCGCGCTTCTGCGAGCGGTACAGGTCGGTCTTGGTGCGCTTCGCGTAACCCGTCCGGGTGATCGTGACGACGACGTCCTCGACCGCGATGAGGTCTTCCATGGACACGTCACCGTCGAACGGCACGATCTTGGTGCGCCGGTCGTCGCCGTGCTTCTCCACGATCGCCATGAGCTCTTCGCGCACGATGGCGCGCTGCCGCTCCGGCTTCTCCAGGATGTCCTTCAGGTCGGCGATCTCGACCTCGATCTCGGCCAGCTGGTCGATGATCTTCTGCCGCTCCAGGGCCGCCAGGCGGCGCAGCTGCATCTCCAGGATCGCGTTGGCCTGGATCTCGTCGACGTCGAGCAGCTCCATCAGGCCGGTGCGCGCCGCCTCGGGCGTGTCCGACCGGCGGATCAGGGCGATCACCGCGTCGAGCTGGTCGAGGGCCTTGACCAGGCCGCGCAGGATGTGGGCCCGCTCCTCGGCCTTGCGCAGCCGGAAGCGGGTGCGCCGGACGATGACCTCGATCTGGTGCTTCACGTAGTGCCGGATCATCTGGTCCAGGCGCAGCGTGCGCGGCACGCCGTCGACCAGGGCCAGCATGTTCACGCCGAACGAGTACTGCAGCTGGGTGTGCTTGTAGAGGTTGTTCAGCACGACCTTGGCGACCGCGTCCCGCTTGAGCGTGACCACGATCCGCATGCCGGAGCGCTTGTTGGACTCGTCGGCGATGTTCGCGATGCCGGTG
This DNA window, taken from Saccharothrix variisporea, encodes the following:
- the gyrA gene encoding DNA gyrase subunit A; this encodes MTETTLPPEGDRTEPVDIQQEMQRSYIDYAMSVIVGRALPDVRDGLKPVHIRVLYSMFDSGFRPDRSYNKCARVVGDVMGNYHPHGDSAIYDALVRLAQPWAMRYPLIDGQGNFGSQGNDPAAAMRYTECRLTPLAMQMLADIEEDTVDFRDNYDGRIQEPTVLPSRIPNLLINGSSGIAVGMATNIPPHNLREVAEGVVWALDNHDASDEETLEAMIERIKGPDFPTYGQILGTSGIQDAYRTGRGSVKMRAVVEIDEDAKGRTILVVTELPYQVNPDNLVENIAALVRDQKLTGIANIADESNKRSGMRIVVTLKRDAVAKVVLNNLYKHTQLQYSFGVNMLALVDGVPRTLRLDQMIRHYVKHQIEVIVRRTRFRLRKAEERAHILRGLVKALDQLDAVIALIRRSDTPEAARTGLMELLDVDEIQANAILEMQLRRLAALERQKIIDQLAEIEVEIADLKDILEKPERQRAIVREELMAIVEKHGDDRRTKIVPFDGDVSMEDLIAVEDVVVTITRTGYAKRTKTDLYRSQKRGGKGVQGAQLKQDDIVAHFFVCSTHDWILFFTNKGRVYRAKAYELPEANRNARGQHVANLLAFQPDEEIAQVIEIKNYEVAPYLVLATRKGLVKKSKLSDFDSNRSGGLIGINLREDDELVGAVLCSADDDLLLVSKDGQSIRFHADDEALRPMGRATSGVQGMRFNTGDELLSIGVVQEGLFVLVATDGGYAKRTPIEDYPVQGRGGKGVLTIQHDRRRGRLVGALIVDVDDELYAITSAGGVIRTSAAEVRKAGRQTKGVRLMNLGEGTTLIAVARNADEAGDVTSGDGTDADPAEPAN
- a CDS encoding PH domain-containing protein; its protein translation is MTPPRSWSPRPAALVLAWLLAAVALLLTVLGPDAATRVLMGTGTALVVAMAAYGTLVRPRLTADDTGLTVRTLTGPRHLPWHEVHVKLAHTRRLGREVATLELDWRRGEDEQLYVLTPTDLGADPRDVADVLHALRP
- a CDS encoding DUF3566 domain-containing protein, with translation MSSPEKPEDKTAVITRPGAESTPGEEPTVQTSSGQGSSGGDAPAPAEQEAPAAPPPWARVAGDAQYAEAQQVGPGDPAPSPEQPEGEGGQPAYPAQDPDTVAVARPVITGTAAPQGAARTSVNLGAANGRPAAAAPSARRPGRGPRRASLQVKRVDPWSVLKLALVLSVALFFVWLVAVGVLYGVLNGMGVWDKINNTANDLLQGNESSGDPLISAGRVFGVAAIVGAVNIVLFTALATVGAFVYNVSADLAGGLEVTLSERE
- the crgA gene encoding cell division protein CrgA; this encodes MPKSKVRKKAVYTAPADRRTPVKVKAAGPSHPVYIAVMLGMMLLGLAWLVVNYIAGDKVPVMMDLGSWNFGIGFALMIIGLLMTMRWR
- a CDS encoding dihydrofolate reductase family protein, with translation MGIVTCGITVSVDGFVAGPHQTAEEPLGVDGELLHRWMFEQAEQHRAELDGILDAGAFVMGRNMFGPVRGEWEGDWRGWWGDEPPYHAPVFVLTHHPREPVEMLGGTTFHFVTDGVEAALDRAREAAGDRNVAVAGGASVVNQCLAAGLIDELWLHIAPMALGSGARLFEGVGRLDLEPLETRGTDLVSHVRYRVRR
- a CDS encoding DoxX family protein, which produces MNVLDRGRDHALALFRIVVGVLFVCHGAQKLFGALGSKGAVSITSWPMGPAGVIELVGGTLIVLGLATRVAALVASGAMAYAYFAVHQPLGLLPIQNNGELAAVYSWVFLLLAFTGPGAWALDRVIAARRAPTTATPARV
- a CDS encoding DUF2020 domain-containing protein, encoding MNRVLRTALPSLLALGALAACTAEPATVATTAPPTTTVVPTTTKPAGPPPEPQPATDGQCPYLESSFVAEANGQRVPKVKLSADQPDPACFFYANATDVQLTVWVFHGDPATAKAVVDRAAPVSGSSPASAPDGWQGGSAVLAEGAVYAVAKGGDAVVVTSNQKQTIKTKRVAETVVANLGL
- a CDS encoding rhomboid family intramembrane serine protease, which encodes MSTPVAPGDPVGAVACVRHPGRVTGLRCTRCDRPACPECLREASVGYQCVDCVNEGKRTVRRARNFLGAEDGGRPVVTAVLIGLNVLVFVLLAVQAGNPLGVDRTPLFGDLGLWPWAVVDGEWWRFATNAFTHVGFLHLALNMLWLAILGWLLEPAFGTARFVAVSVLSILGCGAAVFLFGNPGSIGAGASGLVYGLMGAVLVAMRPMGFNPGVVLPVFVLNVVSSFTLPGVSLIGHAGGFAAGALVTLGFVYAPREKREWYQAAVVAAGVVLFVVLVAVRAGQLT
- a CDS encoding peptidylprolyl isomerase; the encoded protein is MADSNDSLVGTKVTATLHTTQGDIRINLFPDHAPKTVANFVGLAEGTKDYSEANARGENSGPFYDGAIFHRVIAGFMLQGGDPTGTGRGGPGYKFADEFHPELQFNKPYLLAMANAGPNSNGSQFFITVAPTTWLNFKHTIFGEVADQESINVVNAIGNTPTGAGDRPVTDVVINKVTIERS